ccaaaggcgccgtcgccgtccgacCACCATAGTCAAGGTTTTCACCCGGAGAACTCACcggagaggagggaagggggaAAGATGACGCCTTCAACAAGGTTAGCGGCACCCGAGAGTGTCGCCGTCATCGGCCCGAGAGCGGACGTAAGGCTTTCGCCTCCACCCAAATCCCTCCCCAAAGTCACCATGGAACCGAAGAGTCCTCCGGCTGGCACCCCGCTGCGGTATCTTTACGATCCAATTTAATTAGCTGTGGTATCTCTATCGTAGCACAGTGTTACTGTACTATGACAAATTTGTTACAATCTCACGGATATGATCTCAGTTTTACTCACTCTAAAATGACTACTACAAGACGGTTTTTAAATAACCCCCACAGCAAGCAAGAGATCTTCAGAGGTTATTCCCGAACTCACCGCCCCATCTACTGGGCAAGGCTCTTCTTCACATCGATCACATGCTCGACCATGCACGCCGCGCCGGGCCGAAAGAGTACGCGAGGAGCTACTGGGCTAGGCTCATCACGCGGTCGCATTTAGAGCTCTCTCGGGGATCTAGGTGGAAGCTTGGTCCGGAACGGACGCCTCCCCCAGCCATTGTTTACCTTCCCCGACGCGCACCGTCGTGGGGGGTGTGTGGGTTTCAGGGCGCGGGCACAGCGCCAAGCACAAGAGCCCGCAATCTCGCGCGCCCTGCCGCCATGGAGTACCAGAACTAACTGGCCTATCTCCGTAGCCGTGTATGGCCTATGTGGCCCTGCTTGGTCCCCATCATTGACCCTATGCGATTTCTCTATGAGCTACTACGTGCCGGTCGGTGGTCGAGACGGGTTGAAAAAAAGGATCGCAACGTCGTACCAACGCCTCTACCTACCTTCCACTTGCAGCAACAAGCAGCATGACCccccttttattttctttctttctttctttcttttaaaaaaaataaggatggacccttttttttttgataaaggaGTGTGTCTGGACTGCTAGTAGAAACACGAGTGGCCCGGCCCATGATGCCAGGAGGTCATCTCCACGATATGGGCTAGACCTTCCTCTGGCCCCGCACCAGTACAAATTTATGGCCCAGCCCAGTTATTATCTCACAGAAAAAGGCCCACGAAGCCCAGCACATCGTTGACATTGGCCATCGATCCATCATCCCATCCAGTCCCCTGTCCCCTAAGTCCTGCTCCAGCTCCTCCACGCGCCACCAATCCACGGAGATGGGCCTGAGCCCCTCCAAGCGCGTGGACGCGGCGCTGCGGCGCGCGCCGgcgttcgccgccgcctgcgacgACGCCTTCGACCGGTGCCTCGCGGACGCGCAGGGCGCGTTCCGGGGCGTCCGCCGCTACCAgctcgccgacgccgcggcgcgccTCCACGCGTCGCTCCGCGCGTCCGTGCCGCTGGTCCGGCGCTgggtgcccgcgccgccgccccgcgcccgcgTCGACGCCGCGCTCCGCGCCGCGGGGCTcgagggcgaggcggagctcTCCCGGGCCCAGCTCGGGGAGTTCGCCGCGGAGCTGTTCAGGGAGGCCGtgctggccggcgcggcgggggcggcgctcgtgcgcgcccccgccgccgccgccgggatcgTCGGGGTGGGcgtggcggcgcgcgccgcgcccgcggtgGTCGGGAGGGTCGTCGCCGtctacgccgccggcgtcgccgccgcgctttACCTCAGCCTGGGCTAGGGTATATCGTTGTGTGCTTCCCCAATCCCCAGAACCTCCTGCGCTGTGCAAGAAACTACACCCGCGGCTCTGCTGCGTTGTCGTGTCCAGCTCCGAGTTCATCGGCAGTTGTTGCGAAATAAAATTATGATCAGATTCAACTAAAATGCCATCGAACTCGCTGTGCTGCGCTTCTCTCACCGAGATGCTGCTAAGAGGGAGGATCAAGTTATCCAATAATCCAAGTGCTGTTGCAACAGCTGCGTGCCGCCATAGGTTGTTAATTTGGACCGATTTATGAGCACTGTATATTGCAAAGCATGGATTGAAATTCGAAAAATCCAGTACCCTCGATGCTCTTTCTCAGCATTCGGGCCGTACCCTGGTAACTGAAGGAAATGAAGAAGTTCGGGACATCAAATTCAGAGTTCAGAGAAGTGGAAACAGGGCTGTGTTTGGTTAggggtgaaaaagttttgatggaatttttgcaactttgatcactaattagaggtattaaattaaGGCTAATTATAAAAGCACCTCCATAGGTACTGTAGCAATATTGTACCTAATGAGccatttgaccgcatgatttgGCGATGATTAAAACATGGTCACTGTATCTAATCATgtattaattaggttcattagattcggctcgcaaagttgcatccatttttaaaaaagttttacaaataaactacatttagtactccatacataaaAGATTCTCTTTTCGCAAAATTTTTACTATTACAACCAAACACGGTCCTGACCAAACAGTTTGTTGTCTCCAACCCCGCAGGCCGCAATGTGTTCCTCTccacagaaaaaaaaaggaaggaatTCTCCAGTCCTCAATGGGCCGTCTGGGGAAGCCGAAAGAGGATGTATGTCCTGGTACACCCACAGTTGGACCAAGAAGCATCGTCAGGGCAGATTCCCAACGGGCTGAGCATGGACACTGCAGCAGGTGGCGGCTACTGTAACACGCGAGTATCATCAGACAACTAccaaaatctcaaaaaaaaaaacagacaaCTACCATCGTTTCTGTTCATGGCATGCTGCTGTTCCTGTTGTTCGCGGCGCAGGATACCGCGCGTGTGCTAGTACGGTTGTTGGTCCTTGAAGTAGGGCAGGGCACTTAAGAATGTCCGCACACCACCCGTGTTCTCTGACATCTTGTTTCAGTAACACCAGCCAGGAATCAAAACCAACCGTTCGCTACGGAACGCAGCAGGATGCACAGATTCGGAATGCCTCGCGGGCGATCATCTAttcatctctatctctactactaCTAGTAGTAGTAAGAACTTTGCGCGCGCAGGCCACAGAAACAAACAACTTTTCAGCTAGGTGGAGGATGCCTCGTTCCAGAGCAACCTGGGTGGCGACCACGCCCCGGGGCTTCCACTCATCCACTGGCAGACAGGCGCACCTGGCACCCGAACCAAATGGGGCAAAGAAAAGAAGCCACGCGATGCACCGCCGCCCACCTAACTCGTGGCCTCTCCTCGTCGCCACGCCGAGCCAAGCGGGCGCCCGGCTGGGGGAATATCCCGCCCTATCTCCAGCTCAAGCGCTGCAGCGCGTAGCGGTTGGTGCGCTGCCGCCGTCACATGGCCGCGCGCTGCGCTGCGCCGCAGCGGCAACCGGCGGCAAGGCAAGCAATCGTTGGCCGCGGCGGCCTTGTTGCCAGTCCGGGACAACCGCGCGCCCGCCACCGGCAGTGCGCGCGACGGCCTCGCGAGTCCATGGTCGGGAGCGCAtggatcggggggggggggggggggggggggggctcgctCTCGCGCCCATCACAGATGGTTGACGCTGTTTCACGGGCTGGGACAGGAGGATCGGCTAGTTCTCCGTGCTGTAGTACTACTGCGGTAGCATGTGTCAGTGTGTCGTTGTTCATTTGTTTTGCCTTCGTTTCTTTTCTGCCGCGGCATTTCTGTCGGTGTCGTCCACTTCCAACTCGGGCTGTGTTCACTTCCAAACTTTattattcacctatcacatcaaatcttttatcttatgcatggaacattaaatatagataaataaaaaaattaattgcatagttttgatgtacacaacgagacgaatcttttgagtctagttaggtcatggtaggacaataattaccacaaacaaaagaaaagtgATACAGCGTGCCATAGTATGCGATGCGAtttttttaccactattttacggatctaaacacagccttccAGGTTCCTAGTCTGACGACTGTCAAACCTGCCCGGCGGctaggcggcagcagcagcaggacagTTAAAAAAAACATACCACATGGGCGTGTGGCCGGCACAAGCATCAACCGATCAATGGTTAAAACGTACAAGACCAGAACCGTAGGGAGCCACCGACGAGGCAACATCAGTTTAAAACTGTGGGAGCTGGGAAGTGAAAAGGAAAGGGTAAAGtctatttttgaccatccaactatcgacTGCGTCCGGATTTGGCAATGCAACTCTAAAACCGGACATCCGCAGCCATCCAACTCTTAAAACCGTTCATGTTTGGCCATCGAGCTGTTTTGCTGGGTAGTTTTGCTGAGTTGGACGCCACGTGGCGGTgag
This sequence is a window from Panicum virgatum strain AP13 chromosome 7K, P.virgatum_v5, whole genome shotgun sequence. Protein-coding genes within it:
- the LOC120642565 gene encoding uncharacterized protein LOC120642565 — translated: MGLSPSKRVDAALRRAPAFAAACDDAFDRCLADAQGAFRGVRRYQLADAAARLHASLRASVPLVRRWVPAPPPRARVDAALRAAGLEGEAELSRAQLGEFAAELFREAVLAGAAGAALVRAPAAAAGIVGVGVAARAAPAVVGRVVAVYAAGVAAALYLSLG